In Microbulbifer elongatus, the DNA window CAAGGCCATCAACGAGCTGGACGAGCTGCTGGAAACCGGTTTTGCCGGCCGCGAAGTGGATATTACCCGCCGTATGACCGAAGAGCTGGACGATCTGGAACGCAAATCCGACGAGCTCGAAGTCAAAGTGCGCGCCGCGCTGTTCAAAATAGAAAAAGACCTGCCGCCGGTGGACGTGATTTTCCTCTACCGCGTTATTGAGTGGGTCGGTGACCTGGCAGATGAGGCCCACGGTGTGGGCAACCGATTGCAGCTATTGCTGGCGCGATAACGGGGAGAGAAATCGTGGATATCATTGCTCAGTACGGCCATATCTTTCTGATACTGGCCTGTGTATTTGGATTCTTTATGGCCTGGGGGGTCGGTGCCAACGACGTGGCCAACGTCATGGGCACGTCCGTTGGCTCCCGCGCCCTGACCATCAAACAGGCGATCATCATCGCCATGATCTTCGAATTTGCCGGCGCCTACCTGGCGGGCGGCGAAGTGACCTCCACCATCCGCAAGGGCATCATCGCCCCGGATCTGTTCAACGACACACCCGAGCTGCTGGTGTACGGCATGCTCTCCGCCCTGCTGGCAGCCGGCACCTGGCTGATGATCGCCAGTATTCTCGGCTGGCCGGTATCCACCACCCACTCTACTGTCGGTGCCATTGTCGGTTTCTCGGCAGTGGGGATTTCCGTGGATGCGGTGGCCTGGGGCAAAGTGGCCAGTATTGTCGCCAGCTGGGTAGTCTCTCCGGTACTCGCCGGCACCATCTCCTTCCTGCTTTTCCGCAGCGTGCAGCGGCTGATCCTCAATACCGAAGATCCCTTCACCAACGCAAAACGCTACATTCCCATCTACATGTTCGCGGTGGGTTGGATGATCGCCATGGTGACCCTCACCAAGGGCCTCAAGCACGTATTCAAGGACGCCGGCGTAACCCTGTCCTTCTGGCAGGATGCACTGATTGCCGGGGTCATCGGCCTGATCGTGATGGGCATCGGCATCGTCCTGCTGAAACGCATCAAGCGTGATCCCTCCATGGAAAAGGACAATCGCTTCGCGAACGTGGAGCGCGTATTCGCCATCCTGATGATTTTCACCGCCTGTGCCATGGCCTTTGCCCACGGCTCCAACGACGTGGCCAACGCCGTCGGCCCGCTGGCTGCCGTTGTGAATACCGTGCAACAGGGCGCGGTGACCGCCAAAGCGGTCATGCCGCCGTGGATCCTGCTGCTGGGTGGTGCCGGTATCGTTGTCGGTCTCGCCACCTACGGCTTCAAGGTAATGGCCACCATCGGCCGCAAGATTACCGAGCTGACCCCGAGCCGCGGCTTTGCCGCCGAGCTCGGCGCCGCCTCCACCGTGGTACTCGCCTCCGGCACCGGTCTGCCCATTTCCACCACCCACACCCTGGTAGGTGCGGTACTGGGTGTCGGCCTGGCCCGCGGTATTGGCGCACTCAACCTGCGCATGATCACTACCATCGCCGCCTCCTGGATCGTCACCCTGCCCGCCGGTGCCGGCCTGGCGATTCTGTTCTTCTTCTTTTTCAAGGGTGTCTTTGGCTGGTAATCGTGGCTGACAAGCCAACGGTATTCGTCTGGTAATGGAAATTACCCGGCACACTTGATACAAAGGGAGAGCTGTTTAGCTCTCCCTTTTTGTTTGTGCTGGCAATGTGAGAAGGATCCCTCCATGCAACTGCCCATCTATCAGGCCGACGCCTTCACCTCGAAACTCTTCAAAGGCAATCCCGCCGCCTACGTGCCGCTGACCCGTTGGCTCGACGACGCCCTGCTGCAAAAAATCGCTGCCGAGAACAATCTCGCCGAAACCGCCTACACCGTCCCCGCCGGCAACGGCTTCGAACTGCGCTGGTTCACCCCCGGCGAAGAAGTCCCCCTGTGCGGCCACGCCACCCTGGTCACCGCGCACCTGCTGTGGACGGAACTGGGGTTCACCGACGACGAGATTCACTTCTTTACCCGCAGTGGCGAGCTGATCGTGCGCCGGGATGGCGAATTACTGGCTCTGGATTTCCCCGCGCAGAACATCCAGCCAGCCGGACTCGGCAAGGAATATTCCGATGCACTCGGCGCCGAGCCGCTGTCGGCCATGGAAGTGGCCGGCTCCAATGACCAGTTGTTGGTGGAATTTACCTCCGCAGAAGTCGTTGCCAGCCTCGAACCCGACATGCGCGCCGTCGCCAACCTGCCCTACAAGGGGCTGATCTGCACTGCGCCGGGCAATGAATTCGACTGTGACTTTGTCAGTCGTTTCTTCGCCCCGGCCATCGGCATCGATGAAGACCCGGTAACCGGCTCCGCCCACACTTACATGACTCCTTTCTGGGCGGAAAAGCTGGATAAAACTGCGCTCAAGGCAAAGCAGATTTCGCCACGGGGTGGTGAGCTGGATTGTGAATTGAAAGGTGATCGGGTGATTATGCGGGGCAAGGCGGTAACTTATTTGCGTGGACAAATAAGCCTGTAGGTAGAAAAGAAAACTGAAGTCTCCGCGAAGATGACGCTACCGGGGCAGCCTTGCAAGACCTTCCGCGAGAGGGACCTCGCGGAAGAGCCCCCAGGGATGGGTTCACGGCGTGTCTCACAAGTTTGCACCCGGTAGCGGCGCCGCCACCCAACCTGCTACGGAGCACACAAAGGACTACCAATAATGGTAATGCAGCCGCTCATTCTTCCGCGGCCCATCAATCTGCCAGATCAACTCAATCTCATCCGGGTGCAGAATCAAGTCAGCGGTATAGGTATCTTCACCGCACAAATGCGGAGACTGATGACGAAACCCATGCTCCGTCACCGGAACAAGATTGAATAACAATACGGGCTCTTCCCGCCGCAAATGCTCAAGGCGCACAAAATCAACACAGCGCGTCCAGCGGTAGGTGTTCTGCAGATCGATCTTGTGGCCATCGACATCAGTAAACTCCGCCCGCTCCGCAAACAGAATATGCGCACCGAAACTGGCGACCTCCACCTCGCCGCGCCCATGCCCGCGCCAGTTGGTCTGGGACCCCGGCCCGTTGCTGGCATTAAAACTGAAGGCGCGGACCTGCTTTAGCCGCTCAACCAATTGCGCCAGCGCCGACAAAGCTTTGTAATCCACCAGAGCATTCACCAGACACCACACCTATTCATGATTTTACTGATACTCGTCACCCTCCTGTGGGCCTTCTCGTTCAGCCTGATCGGCGTCTATCTCGCCGGTCAGGTAGACAGTTACTTTTCCGTACTCACCCGGGTACTGCTCGCCACCCTGGTATTTCTGCCCTTTCTCAACTGGCGTACCCCACCGCGCACCGCCCTGACATTGATGGCCATTGGCGCCATACAGCTGGGATTGATGTACCTGTTTTACTACCAGTCCTTCCTGCTGCTCAGCGTACCGGAAGTCCTGCTGTTCACCATCTTCACCCCGGTGTACATCACCCTGATCTACGACCTGATGGCGCGCCGGTTCTCTACCTGGAACCTGCTGGTGGCCGCCATCGCCGTACTCGGTGCCGCCATCATCCGCTGGAATCATCTCAGCGGGGACTACTGGACCGGCTTTCTCGTGGTACAGGGCGCCAACCTGTGCTTTGCCACCGGTCAGGTGGCCTACAAGCAGTTTATGCAATCCAGGTACAACAGCGGGTCTGCACTGGCGCCCCGGCAGACCTTCGGCTGGTTTTTTATCGGCGCCAGTCTCGTGGCTGCCTGTGCCTGGCTGATACTCGGCAAGCCACAGTACCCGAGCAGCGGTGTGCAATGGGGCATCTTGCTGTGGTTGGGTGCCATCGCCTCGGGCGTCGGATATTTTCTGTGGAACAAGGGCGCGACCCAGGTCTCCCCCGGTACCCTGGCCGCCATGAACAACGCCCTCATCCCCGCCGGGCTGCTGGTCAACCTGCTGATCTGGAATCGGGATGCAGATCTGCCACGGCTGGCGCTCGGCGGCGCCATCATTGTCGCCGCGGTGGCCCTCAGTGAGTGGCGCGGCCGGGCGCGCAAATGAGCGTGGGCACCGACTGCTATAATTGCTGCCGGATGCGCGGCGCGGGATAGCGCCGGACTTGTTCGCATCTACCGCGCACAAGGAATTGTGAATGATGGACGCAGCGGAAAGCCCTCGCAGCGATGCCACCGAGTGAATCATCCCGCCTGTGGCCCCGCTGCAACCACCTGTTACTCGCCTCTGTGCTGGCGGGAGTGACTGCCTGCGCCCCACTGGGACCGGATTTCCGCGAACCGGACATGACCTGGCTGTCTGCCTGGCAGCCGGATCTGTACGGCCAGACCTACCAGGACCCCAATGCCGCCGATATCAGCCAGTGGTGGCAACGCCTGGGCGACCCCATTCTGAACAATCTGATCGCCCTTGCCCGCAGGGAAAATCCGGGCCTGCAGCTGGCTGGCCTGAGCATTCTGGAAAGTCGCGCCGCGCTGGGAATTGCCGTGGGTCTGAAATATCCACAGGTCCAGCGCATAGACGGCGCCGGCGCTTATGTCTCCGAATACCTGCACGGGGGACCGGACGACGATCACCGGGACTACCGCACCGGCGACATCGCCTTCAATCTGCAGTGGGAGATGGATTTCTGGGGCCGTTTCCGGCGCGGTATCGAATCTGCTGACGCCGCCTTTTTTGCCTCCATCGCCAACCAGCGGGACGGTCAGGTACTGCTGGCCGCGGAAGTGGCCACGCTCTATTACGGCTACAAGACCACCCTGCAGCGTATTGATATTGCCCAGCGCAATATCGCGTTGCAGGAACGCAACGTGGAAATCACCCGCGAGCTGTTTGCCAGCGGCCAGCAATCCGAGCTGGACCTGCAGCAGGCCCGTACCCAGTATCTCGCCAGTCTCGCCACCATCCCCACACTCCGGCTGACCCAGACGCTGCAACGCAACGCGCTCTGTGCCCTGCTGGGGCGGGCACCGGGGGACCTGCCAGAACTGGCCGGCGCCGATGAGCGACTGCCGCACATTCAACAGATTCCCCTTGGGCAGATGCCGGTGAACCTGCTCCTGCGGCGGCCGGATGTGCGCGCCGCGGCGTGGGACGCCGCCGCGCAGTCAGCGCAGATCGGCGTCGCCATGAGTGACCTCTACCCGGCGATTTCCCTGTTCGGCACCCTGGGTTGGGCGGGCACCAGCCTCAAGGGACTGCCGGATGTCTCCACACTGGCCGCCGGCCCCGCGCTCACCTGGAATATTTTCAACTACGGCCGCCTGAAAAATAACGTGCGGGTGCAGGATGCGCGCCTGCAACAGCAGTTGGAAATCTTTCGCGCCACGGTACTGGAGGCCGCGCGGGAGATCGACGACGCCGCCAGTCGTATCGCCCAGACCGACGCCCGCCAGGGCATTCTCGACGAGTCCCTGGAGGCCGCACAGCGCTCCCTGGAAATTGCTAGTCGCCGCTACCAGGAGGGCTATTCCGATTTTCAGCGGGTACTGGATGCCCAGGCCGCCGTATTTGCCCAGTCGGATCTGGTGGTGATCAACCGCGGTGACCATGTAGCTGCCATTATTGAACTGTACCGATCCCTCGGCGGCGGCTGGCGCGACGCCACCGTCGACGACCTGATCCCCGCGGATACGCGCTACCAGATGCTGGAGCGCACCGACTGGGGCGAACTACTTGAGGAACCACTGCCCGCCATCGATGCGGGCACAACGCCGTAATGAATCAACGCGAACCGGCCAGTTCCAACCCACCGGGGCAACAAACCCTGGACGAGATCGCCGCGGCACAATCGGCCGGCGGGGAGCCGCCGGTGCCCACCGATACCACGGCTTCCTCCGATGAACGGCCTACCGGGACCAGCGCAGCAACTGCGTCAGAATCTTCCCCTCCGGAAAACCCCGCCCGCGCCGTGGGGCGCGGCGCAAAACTGTTGCTGGCGCTGATTCTCGCGTCCCTGTGTCTGTACCTGCTCGCCGACCGCTTCACCCCCTACACTTCGCAGGCGCGTGTGCAGGGCTATGTGGTCGGGGTTGCTCCCAAGGTCGCGGGGGTGATTACCGAGGTATGGGTGGAAAACAATCAGCAGGTCCAGCAGGGGCAAAAACTCTTCGCCATCGACGCCACCCAGTACGAACTGGCGCTGCAAACCGCGCGCGCCAATCTCGACAACGCCTGGCAGCAGGTGGCCGCCGGTGATGCCGTGGTGGAACAGGCGCGCGCCAACCTGCGTGCCGCCATTGCCGGCCGCCTGGAAGCAGAGCAGGACTACACGCGTATGCGCCACCTGCGCGCCAGTGACCCGGGTACCATTTCGGTCCGCCGCCTGGAAATATCCCGGGCCAATCTGGAAAAAGCTCGCGCCAATGTCGTCGCCGCCGAGGCAGCCATACAACAGGCCATCGAACAGAAAGGTGGCGATTCCGAGCACAGCAACTCGCTGTTGAACGTTGCGCGCGCGGCGGTGAACGAAGCACAACTCGATCTCAACAACACCACGGTAATCGCACAAAAGGATGGCATCATTACCGATCTGCGCGCCGAGGTCGGACGCTATGCCGGCACCGGTAATGCAGTACTCACCTTGATATCACGGGAAGATTTCTGGATCAGCGCGGACTACACCGAAAACAATCTGGGACATCTGCAAAAAGGCACGCCGGTAGAAATTCTGCTGGATTCCCTGCCGGGCAGGGTACTGAAGGGGCGCATCCTGGATATCGGCGCCGGCGTCAATGCCGGACGCACGCCAACGCCGGGGGCACTGCCGGAAATCCGCAACAACCGCGACTGGCTGCGACAGGCACAGCGCTTCCCGGTGCGGGTAACCTTTGACGAAACACCCCCACCGGAGGTGCTGGCGCAGTTGCGCATTGGCGGCCAGGCCTCGGTAATAGCCTACAGTGACGACCACTTTATCCTGCGCCAGCTGGGAAAACTCTATATTCGTATCATGAGCTACCTGTCGTACGCCTACTGACCCGGATTGCGTTTACAACGGACCCCTCGCACGGCAGAGTGAAGTATTTATTCCGCGCCCTCCTCCCCGCGCGGGCTGCGCAAGCGCAGCCGGCGAAAGCCGCGCACCACCAGTTCTTCCACCACCAGCATCACCACTACCACCACAATCAGGGTGACCACCCCGTGCCACGCCCCATGGAAGCGGACATCCTCGTCAAACACAAACGCGATCGCCTCCAGAATCACAAACTTGGAACCAAATAGAACCAGCCAGGCACAGAAATAGCGCAGAAAACGGGCAAATCCACTGGAGTACTGTTTGAAAAATTCCGCCACCCGGTGCTCTACCGCAATGGTCAGTTTTAGCAGCAATTGCAGCAGTACCGCAGCCAGCAGCGAGATACTGAACGACTTGATTTCAACGTTATCGGAAAACTCCGCGAACAGATTGAGCACCACCAGGTCCACAAGGACACCGTTGTAATACAGCAGAAACAGCCGCTGCGCATTGGTCGGCGTTTCCGCCAGCTCCGCACGCAGAAACGACATCGTGGATTTGGTCATTGATAGACTCCGCAGACATGCCCCGAAAATACTCGTATTGCGGCAAAGCGAACGCAATATGGCCTCAATTCGAGCCGAGGAAAGAAAATTGATGCTTAACTACTAGAGTAGCTTCTTCTTTCGCGATGCCGGGCGTGTACCCACCTCTCCAACGCGACCTGGTGACTCATGCGAGACGTCCGGTAACCTGGAAGCACAGAAAAAGTGTTCAGTTCAGGGCGAGAAAGTGGAGAAATATCAAATGCCCTCTTCCCCCCCGGTTCCGGACAACGCCATCCGTGGACCAGTACTGACATTCACCGGCGACCCATTCGCTTCCAGTGTGGAAGAGACCATGCGCTATGAGTCGGACGCCATCGTGGCATTTGGCGATGGTGTCATTACGCACTTCGGTCCCGCGGAGCAGATTCAGTCGCAGCTGCCGGAGACGGTAAACGTACGCAACTTCGGAGCGGACGCGCTGATCACCGCGGGCTTTCTCGACAGCCATGTACATTTTCCCCAGACACCAATGATTGCCGCGTTTGGCGAGCAGCTGCTGGACTGGCTGAACCGCTACACCTTTCCCACAGAACGGAAATATGCCGACAAGGCCTTTGCCGCTTCCGTGGCAAAGGTGTTTCTCAATGAGTGTCTGAAAAACGGTATCACCACCAGTTGCGTGTACTGCACCGTATTTCCTCAATCCGTCGATGCGCTGTTTCAGGAGGCGGAACGCCTCGGTATGCGTATGGCGGCGGGCAAGGTATTGATGAACCGCAACGCTCCGCACGACTTGCTGGATACCACCCAGAGTGGTTACGACGATTCCAAGGCGCTGATCAACAAGTGGCACAATCGCGGTCGCCTGATGTACGCGATTACCCCCCGCTTCGCGCCCACCAGTACCGCGGATCAACTGGATTCCGCCGGCGCACTGTGGGACGAGTTCCCGGACTGCTATATGCAGACCCATGTATCGGAGAATATGGACGAGGTGGCCTGGGTAAAAGAACTGTTTCCAGACCGCAAAGGCTATCTGGATGTGTATGACCACAGCAAGTTGTGTCGCCCACGGGCGGTGTTCGGACACGGGATTCATCTGACCGAAGACGAGCTCTGCTGTATGCATCACACCGGCTCGGCCATCTCCCACTGCCCCACGTCCAATTTTTTCCTCGGCAGCGGTTATCTCGATGTGTATCGCGCGAAAGATCCCAGACGCCCGGTGCGCGTAGGCATTGGCACCGATCTCGGTGCCGGCACGTCGTTTTCGATCCTTGCCACACTGAACGAGGCGTACAAGGCGGCGCAGCTGAATGGCAAGGCACTCACCGCGGGGCACGCCTTTTACGTGGCTACCCGCGGCACGGCACACGCCATGTATATCGACGACAAGGTGGGCAGTATCGCTCCGGGAATGGAAGCGGATCTGGTCGTGCTGAATATGAAATCCACGCCACTTATTGATTACCGTATGCAGTTTGCCGACAGCATCCACGAAGCATTATTCGTACAAATGACACTGGGTGACGATCGAGCGATCCAAGCCACCTATATCGCCGGCAAGTTACAGTATCAGCAGGCCAGCATCTGAGTCCGCCGATGTGTATTCACCACGGGAGCGACTACAGAAGTCACAACTTGCCACTGGCCGCCCGTCGTTGCTATCGGCTCGCTTTCGTCACCACGCTGTCACTGGCATTGTGCTATGGGCTCGATATTGGTATTCCCTTTGTCGCCCCGGTATTTGCCGTACTGGTAGCGTCCGCGCCTACGCCGCCTCCGGATGCGCGCGCGGCCCTCGGCCTGGTGCTGTTTATGGCCGCAGCGCTGACCATCGGTATTTTGATTGGCCCACTACTTCAGCAGGCGCCATTCACCGCGCTGCTGATCATTACCGCAGGTACCTACTTCAGTCACCGCCTTGCCATCAGCGGCGGCAAACCATTGCCCGCCACCCTGCTCGCACTGGGTTTTACGGTCATTCCCGCAGCCGACGTGGCGAGCTCGGCCCTTGCGTCGGCCCTGGTGGAGGCGCTGGTACTCGGGCTGGCGATTGCCATTTTCAGTCTTTGGATGGTGTACCCCTTTTTTCCCGAAGACACGGCTCCGGCCCGCCCGGAAAAATCGGGTACGGTTTCCGACGATCACTGGTTATGCCTGCGCGCCACCCTGGTGGTCCTGCCCGCCTTCGCCTTTACCCTCACCAACCCCACCACCAATCTGCCATTTCTGGTGAAGAGTATCCTGCTGGGGCGGGAGGCTAGTGATTTGCAGTTGCGCCACGCGGGCCGCGAACTGGTCGGGTCGACACTGGCCGGCGGTCTTCTGGCCATTGCGGTCTGGTGGTGCCTTGGCGTTGCGGTGGAGCTGTGGTTCTTCTGTGGCTGGATTCTGCTGGTGAGCCTGTTCGTGGCCGCAGGCTGCTACCAGGTATTCCGCAACCGCTTCAGTCCCGGCTTCTGGAGCAACACGCTGATGAATATGCTGATATTGCTCGGCGCCGCGGTCCAGGACAGTGTGGTGGGCAACGATGTGTACCGGGCATTTCTGGTGCGCATGTCGCTGTTTCTGCTGGTCGCGGTGTACGCACTGATTGCCATGCAACTGCTGGAATGGTGGCGAAGGCGTCGCAGGCAGGCACGCAACTTCCGCCGCAGCCAGTAACACCACAAAAAAATGAAAACGCCAAGTGGTAAAACTAAAAGTGATTCAGGAAGACGGGAATCATCAGGGTATTGGCCAAGTCATACCGGTAATGCGCGGCACCTATTCCATAAAACCGGGGTTTTCACGGACAGATAAAGAAGGTTTAACGCCGCTTGCCACCGTCGGAATTATTCCGCGTCTACGCTTGAAGGAGTCTTGCGCGAGGTTACCTTTTGCTGAATCTGCTGCTGATTTTTATTCCGGTCGCGGTCGCCCTGGAATACCTGGCACCGGGCCAGCACCTGCTGGTGTTTGCCGCTTCGGCCCTGGCGATTCTGCCCCTGGCCGGCTGGCTCGGTCGTGCCACGGAGAATCTGGCGGAGCACGCCGGCGAGGGAGTGGGTGGACTGCTGAACGCCACTTTTGGCAATGCCGCAGAATTGATCATTGCACTGGTGGCCCTGAAAGCGGGACTGCACGATGTGGTCAAGGCTTCCATCGCCGGCTCGATTATCGGCAACATTCTTCTGGTGCTTGGGGCTTCGATGCTGGCCGGCGGCATGAAGCACCACCAGCAGCAATACAGCTCCGAGGGCGCCCGCTCTCAGGCGACCATGCTTACCCTCGCCACCATCGGCCTGATATTGCCCGCGGCCTACTCCTTCTCCGTTGCCGAGCAGGTTCCCCGGGGGCTCGGCTTTATCAGCATCACCATTTCCGTGGTGCTACTGGCGGTCTATGTACTGTTTCTTCTCTACTCCCTGATCACCCACCGCGCACTGTTTGCAGGCTCGGTGGACTTTTCTGACGACGGCGCTCACAAGCAACCCTGGTCGGTAGGCAAGGCGCTGGGCGTGCTCGCCATTGCCACAGTTTTTATTGCGTGGATGAGCGAAATTCTGGTGGGTGCCGTGGAGCCCGCCGCAGAAGAGCTGGGCCTCAGCAATATTTTCGTGGGCGTGTTTATTGTTGCGATTCTTGGCAATGCGGCGGAACACGCGTCGGCGATTACCGCGGCGATAAAAAACCGGATGGATCTGTCGCTGTCGATCGCCATCGGCTCCGGTGTGCAGGTGGCACTGTTTGTGGCGCCACTGCTGGTATTGCTCAGCCTGACCATCGGCCCGCAGCCGATGGATCTCGCATTTTCCGGTGGGCTGGTATTGAGCATGCTGCTGGCGGTGCTGATCACCGGACAGATTGCCGGGGACGGACGCTCGGACTGGCTGAAAGGGGTGCAGCTACTCAGTGTGTATCTGATCCTGGGGCTCACCTATTTTGTTATTCCCGATCAGATGGCACCTTGAGGGCCGCGTATGCCACAGAATGACAAGGGCCGGAAAACATACCGCTACGGCGATCTGCTGAATGCCAGCGGCGCAGGCCGCCGCACCCTGGATATCCACGCCGTGCTCCCGGAACCCGAGCGGGACGAACAAGGGCGTATTGTGCGTCTTCCCCAACCGCCCGTCTCTCTCACATCCAGTGAAGTTTCCAGAATTCTGAAGCCGTATTTTTCCGTGCGCTTTCGCGAGCAGCTGCGCGCGGTGGTGCCCCTGGCCGCCTATCTGGCGCTGTTCCAGATTATCGTGCTGCGGCAACTGGTGGAAGACCCGTGGCTGGTCACCGGTGGCCTGCTGGCCGTGATTGTGGGCCTGATGTTTTTTATGGAAGGGCTGAAACTCGGCCTGATGCCCTTTGGTGAAGTGATCGGTGCAACCCTGCCGCGCAAGGCAGCGCTGCCGGTCGTTCTGCTGATTACCCTGCTACTGGGTATTGGCGTGACCTTTGCCGAGCCCGCCATTGGCGCACTGAAAACCGCGGGACAGAATGTCAGCGCGGACAAGGCGCCCTACCTGTATCTGGTGTTGAACCAGATGGCCGACACCCTGGTACTGGTAGTGGGGGCCAGTGTCGGGCTCGCCGCAGTGATCGGCACACTGCGTTTCCTCTATGGCTGGAGCCTGAAACCGCTGGTCTATACCGCGCTGGTACCGGTGCTCGGCCTCAGTCTCTACGCCGCCAGCCAGCCGCAGCTGGCGTCCGCGATCGGGCTGGCCTGGGATACCGGAGCGGTCACTACCGGGCCGGTCACGGTACCGCTGGTCCTTTCCCTCGGCATCGGTATTGCCACCGCTGCGGGCAAAGGCGACTCGGGGCTTTCCGGATTTGGCATCGTCACCCTGGCGTCGCTGTTCCCGATCGGCGGGGTACTACTGTTGCTGATTACCCTGTCGTTCACCACCTCACCGGCGGAAATCAGCCAGCTCGCCGCCAGTGTCAGCACCACGGAAAATCTCACTCCGCCCTGGTATGCGCGCAGCCCGGGTGTGGAAATCCTCATGGGTATCCGCGCCATTCTGCCACTGGTGATCTTTCTCTTCCTGGTGCTGCGGTGGATGCTGAAGGAGCCCCTGAAAAATCGTCGGGAAGTATTTCTCGGTATTTTCCTCACCATTGTCGGCATGTGTATTTTCAATATCGGCCTCACCTACGGACTGTCGAAACTGGGGGGCAGTGCCGGCGGCATGATGCCAATGGCATTTATGGCGATTCCCGGTCAGGAAGACTCACCACTGTACACCTATGCGGTGGGACTGGCACTGGCGCTGGTGTTTACGTGGGTGCTGGGCTTTGGCGCCACCATTGCGGAACCGGCACTGAATGCGCTGGGTATCACCGCGGAAACGCTGACCAACGGTGTATTCCGCAAACGCACATTGATTCTCTCGGTTTCCGTGGGCGTGGCCTTCGGGATCGCGCTGGGGCTCGCCAAACTGATTTTCAATCTCCCACTCCTGTGGTTGATTCTGCCCTGCTACCTGGTGGCGGTGATTCTGACCTGGCTGTCCAGCGAGGCGTTTGTGAACGTCGCCTGGGATAGTGCGGGTGTCACCACCGGGCCGATCACCGTGCCACTGGTGCTGGCACTGGGGCTGGGCTTTGGCAGCGCGGTGGATGCCGTGGAAGGTTTCGGCATTCTTTCCATGGCCTCGGTGGGACCGATTATAACGGTCATGATATCCGGGCTCTGGTCGCGCTACTGCGCCCGTGCTCAGGCCCGGGCCGCACAGAAAAAGGAGCCATCCGCTGTTTCCACACTTGAGGAAATAACATGACCGATAAAACCATCACTTACCTGACCGATGCGGTGCAGATCACCGCGGTAGTACAGAAGGGTCGCAGCGACGACATACTGCGCGCCTGCCGCGATCTCGGTGTCGCCGGCGGTGTGGTGCACCTGGCCCGCGGCACCGGTGCGCGCGAGCGCCTCGGCCTGTTGGGCATTGCGGTGGAAACGGAAAAAGAAGTGGTGACCATGGTGGTGGCCGCCGACCTGCGCGAACTGATCGCCGAGACGATCTACCACACCGGCGGCCTGGACGCACCCGGTGGCGGTTATCTGTATATCAGCCAACTGGAACGCCTGGCCACCTATATTCCACAGGAAATTCTGGCGCGCATGGACGACGCAAAAAATGTCAGCGCGGATAGTCCCTCATGACAGCGACAGCAGTGAAGACCTCACCAACACTGGAACCCGCCTTTTGCATTCGCGTGATTGTGCCCGATGACGGTACCGATCTGCGATTGATGAAAGCGCTGTTGGAGGAGAAAGGCATCACCCGTGCCCACA includes these proteins:
- a CDS encoding DUF6314 family protein; protein product: MNALVDYKALSALAQLVERLKQVRAFSFNASNGPGSQTNWRGHGRGEVEVASFGAHILFAERAEFTDVDGHKIDLQNTYRWTRCVDFVRLEHLRREEPVLLFNLVPVTEHGFRHQSPHLCGEDTYTADLILHPDEIELIWQIDGPRKNERLHYHYW
- a CDS encoding PhzF family phenazine biosynthesis protein produces the protein MQLPIYQADAFTSKLFKGNPAAYVPLTRWLDDALLQKIAAENNLAETAYTVPAGNGFELRWFTPGEEVPLCGHATLVTAHLLWTELGFTDDEIHFFTRSGELIVRRDGELLALDFPAQNIQPAGLGKEYSDALGAEPLSAMEVAGSNDQLLVEFTSAEVVASLEPDMRAVANLPYKGLICTAPGNEFDCDFVSRFFAPAIGIDEDPVTGSAHTYMTPFWAEKLDKTALKAKQISPRGGELDCELKGDRVIMRGKAVTYLRGQISL
- a CDS encoding carboxylate/amino acid/amine transporter gives rise to the protein MILLILVTLLWAFSFSLIGVYLAGQVDSYFSVLTRVLLATLVFLPFLNWRTPPRTALTLMAIGAIQLGLMYLFYYQSFLLLSVPEVLLFTIFTPVYITLIYDLMARRFSTWNLLVAAIAVLGAAIIRWNHLSGDYWTGFLVVQGANLCFATGQVAYKQFMQSRYNSGSALAPRQTFGWFFIGASLVAACAWLILGKPQYPSSGVQWGILLWLGAIASGVGYFLWNKGATQVSPGTLAAMNNALIPAGLLVNLLIWNRDADLPRLALGGAIIVAAVALSEWRGRARK
- a CDS encoding HlyD family secretion protein, translating into MNQREPASSNPPGQQTLDEIAAAQSAGGEPPVPTDTTASSDERPTGTSAATASESSPPENPARAVGRGAKLLLALILASLCLYLLADRFTPYTSQARVQGYVVGVAPKVAGVITEVWVENNQQVQQGQKLFAIDATQYELALQTARANLDNAWQQVAAGDAVVEQARANLRAAIAGRLEAEQDYTRMRHLRASDPGTISVRRLEISRANLEKARANVVAAEAAIQQAIEQKGGDSEHSNSLLNVARAAVNEAQLDLNNTTVIAQKDGIITDLRAEVGRYAGTGNAVLTLISREDFWISADYTENNLGHLQKGTPVEILLDSLPGRVLKGRILDIGAGVNAGRTPTPGALPEIRNNRDWLRQAQRFPVRVTFDETPPPEVLAQLRIGGQASVIAYSDDHFILRQLGKLYIRIMSYLSYAY
- a CDS encoding efflux transporter outer membrane subunit; translation: MPPSESSRLWPRCNHLLLASVLAGVTACAPLGPDFREPDMTWLSAWQPDLYGQTYQDPNAADISQWWQRLGDPILNNLIALARRENPGLQLAGLSILESRAALGIAVGLKYPQVQRIDGAGAYVSEYLHGGPDDDHRDYRTGDIAFNLQWEMDFWGRFRRGIESADAAFFASIANQRDGQVLLAAEVATLYYGYKTTLQRIDIAQRNIALQERNVEITRELFASGQQSELDLQQARTQYLASLATIPTLRLTQTLQRNALCALLGRAPGDLPELAGADERLPHIQQIPLGQMPVNLLLRRPDVRAAAWDAAAQSAQIGVAMSDLYPAISLFGTLGWAGTSLKGLPDVSTLAAGPALTWNIFNYGRLKNNVRVQDARLQQQLEIFRATVLEAAREIDDAASRIAQTDARQGILDESLEAAQRSLEIASRRYQEGYSDFQRVLDAQAAVFAQSDLVVINRGDHVAAIIELYRSLGGGWRDATVDDLIPADTRYQMLERTDWGELLEEPLPAIDAGTTP
- a CDS encoding inorganic phosphate transporter — encoded protein: MDIIAQYGHIFLILACVFGFFMAWGVGANDVANVMGTSVGSRALTIKQAIIIAMIFEFAGAYLAGGEVTSTIRKGIIAPDLFNDTPELLVYGMLSALLAAGTWLMIASILGWPVSTTHSTVGAIVGFSAVGISVDAVAWGKVASIVASWVVSPVLAGTISFLLFRSVQRLILNTEDPFTNAKRYIPIYMFAVGWMIAMVTLTKGLKHVFKDAGVTLSFWQDALIAGVIGLIVMGIGIVLLKRIKRDPSMEKDNRFANVERVFAILMIFTACAMAFAHGSNDVANAVGPLAAVVNTVQQGAVTAKAVMPPWILLLGGAGIVVGLATYGFKVMATIGRKITELTPSRGFAAELGAASTVVLASGTGLPISTTHTLVGAVLGVGLARGIGALNLRMITTIAASWIVTLPAGAGLAILFFFFFKGVFGW